The Pan paniscus chromosome 1, NHGRI_mPanPan1-v2.0_pri, whole genome shotgun sequence genome has a segment encoding these proteins:
- the ACTRT2 gene encoding actin-related protein T2 — protein MFNPHALDSPAVIFDNGSGFCKAGLSGEFGPRHMVSSIVGHLKFQAPSAGANQKKYFVGEEALYQQEALQLHSPFERGLITGWDDVERLWKHLFEWELGVKPSDQPLLATEPSLNPRENREKMAEIMFENFGVPAFYLSDQAVLALYASACVTGLVVDSGDGVTCTVPIFEGYCLPHAVTKLHVAGRDITELLMQLLLASGHTFPCQLDKGLVDDIKKKLCYVALEPEKELSRRPEEVLREYKLPDGNIISLGDPLHQAPEALFVPQQLGSQSPGLSNMVSSSITKCDTDIQKILFGEIVLSGGTTLFHGLDDRLLKELEQLASKDTPIKITAPPDRWFSTWIGASIVTSLSSFKQMWVTAADFKEFGTSVVQRRCF, from the coding sequence ATGTTTAATCCGCACGCTTTAGACTCCCCGGCTGTGATTTTTGACAATGGCTCGGGGTTCTGCAAAGCGGGCCTGTCTGGGGAGTTTGGACCCCGGCACATGGTCAGCTCCATCGTGGGGCACCTGAAATTCCAGGCTCCCTCAGCAGGGGCCAACCAGAAGAAGTACTttgtgggggaggaggccctgtaCCAGCAGGAGGCCCTGCAGCTGCACTCCCCTTTCGAGCGTGGCCTGATCACAGGGTGGGATGACGTGGAGAGACTCTGGAAGCACCTCTTTGAGTGGGAGCTGGGCGTGAAACCCAGCGACCAGCCCCTGCTTGCAACGGAGCCCTCCCTGAACCCCAGGGAGAACCGTGAGAAGATGGCAGAAATCATGTTCGAGAACTTCGGCGTGCCCGCTTTCTACCTGTCGGACCAGGCGGTGCTGGCTCTCTACGCCTCGGCCTGTGTCACGGGCCTGGTGGTGGACAGCGGGGATGGGGTCACCTGCACTGTCCCCATCTTTGAGGGTTACTGCCTGCCCCACGCAGTCACCAAGCTCCACGTGGCGGGCAGGGACATCACGGAGCTCCTCATGCAGCTGCTCCTGGCCAGCGGCCACACCTTCCCCTGCCAGCTGGACAAGGGTCTCGTGGACGACATCAAAAAGAAGCTGTGCTACGTGGCCTTGGAGCCCGAGAAGGAGCTTTCCCGGAGGCCGGAGGAGGTCCTGAGGGAGTACAAGCTGCCCGACGGGAACATCATCAGCCTCGGGGACCCGCTGCACCAGGCGCCCGAGGCCCTGTTCGTGCCCCAGCAGCTGGGCAGCCAGAGCCCCGGGCTCTCGAATATGGTCTCCAGCAGCATCACCAAGTGTGATACCGACATCCAGAAGATCCTCTTTGGGGAGATCGTGCTGTCGGGGGGCACTACCCTGTTCCACGGGCTGGATGACCGGCTTCTcaaggagctggagcagctggccTCCAAGGACACCCCCATCAAGATCACGGCTCCCCCCGACCGGTGGTTCTCCACCTGGATTGGAGCCTCCATCGTCACCTCTCTGAGTAGCTTCAAGCAGATGTGGGTCACCGCCGCAGACTTCAAGGAGTTTGGGACCTCCGTGGTGCAGAGAAGATGCTTCTGA